One window of the Candidatus Microbacterium colombiense genome contains the following:
- a CDS encoding XRE family transcriptional regulator: MKTPSEEFNAAVGRQLRGEIGAAGSSIAAMARDIGIARSALDNYVTGKRSIPVPVVYAVCAAVKVAPHVLLQRAEERLSTDSDQGAGVLTPFRRRRDVTGSGEDIPEVAFGSRVGHEGDTDDLYQ; encoded by the coding sequence GTGAAGACACCCTCCGAGGAGTTCAACGCCGCCGTCGGACGCCAGTTGCGTGGCGAGATCGGCGCAGCCGGGAGCAGCATCGCGGCGATGGCCCGCGATATCGGCATCGCCCGCAGTGCTCTCGACAACTATGTCACCGGCAAGCGCTCGATCCCCGTGCCCGTGGTCTACGCCGTCTGCGCCGCCGTGAAGGTCGCGCCCCATGTGCTGCTCCAGCGGGCCGAGGAGCGGTTGAGCACCGACAGCGACCAGGGTGCCGGCGTGCTCACCCCGTTCCGTCGTCGCCGGGATGTCACAGGCTCCGGCGAAGATATCCCCGAGGTCGCCTTCGGCTCCCGCGTCGGCCACGAGGGCGACACCGACGACCTCTACCAGTAG
- a CDS encoding ImmA/IrrE family metallo-endopeptidase, with protein MDHLLRLVEENGLRLVERTGPTRGGYDHTSSTIRLAPGMSVRTTTSVLAHELGHAVLGHTVSRDPKTRARQERCADEWAARALITPASYAAAEAARGTHRASLAFELGVTVELVDAYRRMLQRIGDNTYVSPRMGTGQWADRVTAG; from the coding sequence ATGGACCACCTCCTCCGACTCGTCGAGGAGAACGGTCTGCGCCTGGTCGAACGCACGGGTCCCACGCGCGGTGGGTATGACCACACGTCCTCGACGATCCGCCTCGCGCCGGGAATGAGTGTGCGCACGACCACGAGCGTGCTCGCCCACGAGCTCGGGCACGCCGTGCTGGGGCACACGGTCTCGCGCGACCCGAAGACGCGCGCCCGGCAGGAGCGCTGCGCCGACGAGTGGGCCGCCCGAGCCCTGATCACACCGGCGTCGTACGCCGCCGCCGAAGCCGCCCGCGGCACCCACCGCGCGAGCCTCGCGTTCGAGCTCGGCGTGACCGTGGAACTCGTCGACGCCTACCGGAGGATGCTCCAGCGCATCGGCGACAACACCTACGTCTCACCGCGCATGGGAACGGGGCAGTGGGCCGATCGGGTGACGGCCGGCTGA
- a CDS encoding GNAT family protein, with protein MAFLVSPAAVTLTGRLVELRPLETSHRDALIEAVEEGDLWKTAWYTSVPAPDGVEAEIARRIALRETGEMIPFTAFDASGRVLGLTSYYDIVADVPRLHIGYTWNRPSAHGSGTNAESKLLLLQHAFETLGVFRVGLTTQWVNFQSRAAIERLGAKQDGVMRAMSRYRNGALRDSVEFSIIEPEWPAVRATLEARLARRA; from the coding sequence ATGGCCTTCCTCGTCTCCCCCGCCGCCGTCACTCTGACCGGCAGACTCGTCGAGCTGCGACCGCTCGAGACCTCGCACCGCGATGCGCTGATCGAGGCCGTCGAGGAGGGAGATCTGTGGAAGACCGCCTGGTACACGTCCGTTCCGGCGCCGGACGGCGTCGAGGCGGAGATCGCCCGCCGGATCGCGCTGCGCGAGACCGGGGAGATGATCCCGTTCACGGCCTTCGATGCGTCGGGACGCGTGCTCGGTCTCACCTCGTACTACGACATCGTCGCCGATGTGCCCCGTCTGCACATCGGCTACACCTGGAACCGCCCGTCGGCACACGGCAGCGGCACGAACGCCGAGTCGAAACTGCTGCTGCTGCAGCACGCCTTCGAGACGCTCGGGGTGTTCCGGGTGGGGCTCACCACGCAGTGGGTGAACTTCCAGTCGCGCGCCGCCATCGAGCGACTCGGCGCCAAACAGGACGGCGTGATGCGGGCGATGTCGCGCTATCGCAACGGCGCGCTGCGCGACAGCGTCGAGTTCTCGATCATCGAGCCGGAGTGGCCGGCGGTGAGGGCGACCCTCGAGGCACGCCTCGCGCGGCGCGCCTGA
- a CDS encoding NAD(P)H-dependent oxidoreductase, with translation MNTPLKALAISCTLKPSPAESSSDLLATQLLSALADHGVTGELVRAVDSVISPGVEADMGGDDEWPALRRKVLGADILVFATPTWMGQHSSVAQRVLERLDAELSETDARGRPTLFDKVAIAGIVGNEDGAHHIAAIVFQCLNDVGYTVPAQASVYWNGEAMHTTDYKDLDETPEKVASAIATATRNAAHLARSLREREYPVG, from the coding sequence ATGAACACTCCTCTGAAGGCGCTCGCCATCTCCTGCACGCTGAAGCCGTCGCCGGCGGAGTCGAGTTCCGACCTGCTCGCGACTCAGCTCCTCTCCGCCCTCGCCGACCACGGCGTCACGGGTGAGCTGGTGCGTGCGGTCGACAGCGTGATCAGCCCCGGCGTCGAGGCCGACATGGGCGGAGACGACGAGTGGCCGGCGCTGCGGCGCAAGGTGCTGGGTGCCGACATCCTGGTCTTCGCCACCCCGACGTGGATGGGGCAGCATTCCAGTGTCGCCCAGCGGGTGCTCGAGCGGCTCGACGCGGAGTTGAGCGAGACCGATGCGCGCGGTCGGCCGACCCTGTTCGACAAGGTCGCGATCGCCGGGATCGTGGGAAACGAGGATGGCGCGCATCACATCGCCGCCATCGTCTTCCAGTGCCTGAACGACGTCGGGTACACCGTGCCCGCCCAGGCCTCCGTGTACTGGAACGGTGAGGCGATGCACACCACCGACTACAAGGATCTCGACGAGACGCCGGAGAAGGTCGCGTCCGCGATCGCGACGGCGACCCGCAACGCCGCGCACCTCGCCCGCTCGTTGCGTGAGCGGGAGTACCCCGTCGGCTGA
- the nrdF gene encoding class 1b ribonucleoside-diphosphate reductase subunit beta — protein MTPPQIKLVDSVQAINWNRIIDDKDLEVWNRLVNNFWLPEKVPLSNDIQSWNTLTPEEQLLTMRVFTGLTLLDTIQGTVGAVSLIPDAITPHEEAVYTNIAFMESVHAKSYSSIFSTLASTKEIDEAFRWSTENPNLQKKAQIIMDYYQGDDPLKRKIASTLLESFLFYSGFYLPIYWSSKAKLTNTADLIRLIIRDEAVHGYYIGYKFQKGLENETEERRQELKDYTFNLLFELYDNEVQYTQDLYDGVGLTEDVKKFLHYNANKALMNLGYEAMFPSTVTNVNPAILSALSPNADENHDFFSGSGSSYVIGKAEATEDDDWDF, from the coding sequence ATGACACCCCCACAGATCAAGCTGGTCGACAGCGTGCAGGCGATCAACTGGAACCGCATCATCGATGACAAGGACCTCGAGGTCTGGAACCGTCTGGTGAACAACTTCTGGTTGCCCGAGAAGGTGCCGCTGTCGAACGACATCCAGTCGTGGAACACGTTGACGCCCGAAGAGCAGCTGCTGACCATGCGGGTCTTCACCGGCCTGACGCTGCTCGACACGATCCAGGGCACCGTGGGTGCGGTCTCGCTGATTCCGGATGCGATCACCCCGCACGAGGAGGCGGTGTACACCAACATCGCCTTCATGGAGTCGGTGCACGCGAAGAGCTATTCCTCGATCTTCTCGACGCTCGCGTCGACCAAGGAGATCGACGAGGCGTTCCGCTGGTCCACCGAGAATCCGAACCTTCAGAAGAAGGCTCAGATCATCATGGACTACTACCAGGGAGACGACCCGCTCAAGCGCAAGATCGCCTCGACCCTGCTGGAGTCGTTCCTGTTCTACTCGGGCTTCTACCTGCCGATCTACTGGTCGTCCAAGGCGAAGCTCACGAACACGGCCGACCTCATCCGCCTCATCATCCGCGATGAGGCCGTGCACGGGTACTACATCGGGTACAAGTTCCAGAAGGGGCTCGAGAACGAGACCGAGGAGCGTCGTCAGGAGTTGAAGGACTACACCTTCAACCTGCTCTTCGAGCTCTACGACAACGAGGTGCAGTACACGCAGGACCTCTACGACGGCGTCGGTCTGACCGAAGACGTCAAGAAGTTCCTGCACTACAACGCCAACAAGGCGCTGATGAACCTCGGCTACGAAGCGATGTTCCCCTCGACCGTCACCAACGTGAACCCGGCGATCCTGTCGGCGCTCTCGCCGAACGCCGACGAGAACCATGACTTCTTCAGCGGGTCGGGCTCGTCGTACGTCATCGGCAAGGCCGAGGCAACGGAAGACGACGACTGGGACTTCTGA
- the nrdE gene encoding class 1b ribonucleoside-diphosphate reductase subunit alpha: MNPAFEGLDYHALNAMLNLYDANGKIQFDADKRAAREYFLQHVNQNTVFFHSLKERLDYLVEKEYYEPAVIEQYSMEFIQKLNDLAYDKKFRFETFLGAFKYYTSYTLKTFDGKRYLERFEDRVVMTALGLADGDEKLAIALVEEIISGRFQPATPTFLNAGKAQRGELVSCFLLRIEDNMESIARGINSALQLSKRGGGVALLLSNIREAGAPIKQIENQSSGIIPVMKLLEDSFSYANQLGARQGAGAVYLNAHHPDIMRFLDTKRENADEKIRIKTLSLGVVVPDITFELAKNGEDMYLFSPYDVEKVYGVPFGDISVTEKYREMVDNPRIKKTKINAREFFQTVAEIQFESGYPYIMFEDTVNKANPIKGRINMSNLCSEILQVNTPTTYNDDLSYDQIGKDISCNLGSMNIALSMDADDLGQTVETAIRALSAVSDQSHIRSVRSIEDGNDRSHAIGLGQMNLHGYLAREHVYYGSEEGIDFTNIYFYTVLFHALRASNNLAIERKQAFDGFEDSTYASGEFFDKYIERAWEPETEKVKELFAGKHIPTQADWVALKSSIQEHGIYNQNLQAVPPTGSISYINNSTSSIHPIASKIEIRKEGKLGRVYYPAAFMTNDNLEYYQDAYEIGYEKVIDTYAAATQHVDQGLSLTLFFKDTATTRDINKAQIYAWRKGIKTIYYIRLRQLALEGTDMAECVSCML; encoded by the coding sequence ATGAACCCCGCATTCGAGGGCCTCGACTACCACGCCCTCAACGCGATGCTGAACCTGTACGACGCGAACGGGAAGATCCAGTTCGACGCCGACAAGCGTGCGGCTCGCGAGTACTTCCTGCAGCACGTGAACCAGAACACCGTCTTCTTCCACTCCCTCAAGGAGCGCCTCGACTACCTGGTCGAGAAGGAGTACTACGAGCCGGCCGTGATCGAGCAGTACTCGATGGAGTTCATCCAGAAGCTCAACGACCTCGCCTACGACAAGAAGTTCCGCTTCGAGACGTTCCTCGGCGCCTTCAAGTACTACACGAGCTACACACTCAAGACGTTCGACGGCAAGCGCTACCTCGAGCGTTTCGAGGACCGCGTCGTGATGACGGCCCTGGGCCTGGCGGACGGCGATGAGAAGCTCGCCATCGCGCTGGTCGAGGAGATCATCTCCGGCCGCTTCCAGCCGGCGACGCCGACGTTCCTCAACGCGGGCAAGGCCCAGCGTGGTGAGCTCGTCAGCTGCTTCCTGCTGCGCATCGAAGACAACATGGAGTCGATCGCCCGCGGCATCAACTCGGCGCTGCAGCTCTCCAAGCGCGGCGGTGGCGTGGCCCTGCTCCTCTCGAACATCCGCGAGGCCGGTGCGCCGATCAAGCAGATCGAGAACCAGTCCTCGGGCATCATCCCGGTCATGAAGCTCCTCGAAGACAGTTTCAGCTACGCCAACCAGCTCGGCGCACGTCAGGGTGCCGGCGCGGTGTACCTCAACGCGCACCACCCCGACATCATGCGCTTCCTCGACACCAAGCGTGAGAACGCCGACGAGAAGATCCGCATCAAGACGCTCTCGCTCGGTGTCGTCGTGCCCGACATCACGTTCGAGCTCGCCAAGAACGGCGAGGACATGTACCTGTTCTCCCCGTACGACGTCGAGAAGGTCTACGGCGTGCCTTTCGGTGACATCTCGGTCACCGAGAAGTACCGCGAGATGGTCGACAACCCGCGCATCAAGAAGACCAAGATCAACGCGCGCGAGTTCTTCCAGACCGTCGCCGAGATCCAGTTCGAGTCGGGCTACCCGTACATCATGTTCGAGGACACGGTGAACAAGGCCAACCCGATCAAGGGCCGCATCAACATGTCGAACCTGTGCAGTGAGATCCTGCAGGTGAACACGCCGACCACATACAACGACGACCTGTCGTACGACCAGATCGGCAAGGACATCTCGTGCAACCTCGGCTCGATGAACATCGCGCTGTCGATGGATGCCGATGACCTCGGCCAGACGGTCGAGACGGCGATCCGCGCGCTGAGCGCGGTGAGTGACCAGAGCCACATCCGCTCCGTGCGCTCGATCGAGGACGGCAACGACCGTTCGCACGCGATCGGCCTCGGGCAGATGAACCTGCACGGCTACCTCGCTCGTGAGCACGTCTACTACGGGTCCGAAGAGGGCATCGACTTCACGAACATCTACTTCTACACGGTGCTGTTCCACGCTCTGCGTGCGTCCAACAACCTCGCGATCGAGCGCAAGCAGGCCTTCGACGGCTTCGAGGACTCGACGTACGCGTCGGGGGAGTTCTTCGACAAGTACATCGAGCGCGCCTGGGAGCCCGAGACCGAGAAGGTCAAGGAGCTCTTCGCGGGTAAGCACATCCCGACGCAGGCCGACTGGGTGGCGCTGAAGTCGTCGATCCAGGAGCACGGCATCTACAACCAGAACCTGCAGGCGGTGCCCCCGACCGGTTCGATCTCGTACATCAACAACTCGACGTCGTCGATCCACCCGATCGCGTCGAAGATCGAGATCCGCAAGGAAGGCAAGCTCGGTCGCGTCTACTACCCGGCGGCGTTCATGACGAACGACAACCTGGAGTACTACCAGGACGCCTACGAGATCGGCTACGAGAAGGTCATCGACACGTACGCGGCGGCGACGCAGCACGTGGATCAGGGCCTGTCGCTGACGCTGTTCTTCAAGGACACCGCCACCACGCGTGACATCAACAAGGCGCAGATCTACGCATGGCGCAAGGGCATCAAGACGATCTACTACATCCGTCTCCGCCAGCTGGCGCTCGAGGGCACCGACATGGCCGAGTGCGTCTCCTGCATGCTCTAA
- the nrdI gene encoding class Ib ribonucleoside-diphosphate reductase assembly flavoprotein NrdI, with translation MSAVATAAPLLVYFSSASGNTARFVEKLGLPARRIPLLRQEEALVIDEPFVLVTPTYGGGEGRGVERGAVPKQVIRFLNDEENRRHIRGVISAGNTNFGDSFCLAGDIISRKCNVPHLYRLEIFGTQDDVDRVSDGLERRWVPQLTSRQ, from the coding sequence ATGAGCGCCGTCGCGACCGCAGCGCCGCTCCTGGTCTACTTCTCGAGCGCGTCGGGTAACACCGCACGCTTCGTCGAGAAGCTCGGGCTTCCGGCCCGACGCATCCCCCTTCTCCGGCAGGAAGAAGCCCTCGTCATCGACGAGCCCTTCGTGCTGGTCACCCCTACCTACGGTGGGGGTGAGGGGCGCGGCGTCGAACGAGGGGCCGTGCCCAAGCAGGTGATCCGGTTCCTCAACGACGAGGAGAACCGGCGTCACATCCGTGGAGTCATCTCCGCGGGCAACACCAACTTCGGCGATTCCTTCTGTCTCGCCGGTGACATCATCAGCCGCAAGTGCAACGTGCCTCACTTGTATCGGCTCGAGATCTTCGGCACACAGGACGATGTTGATCGCGTGAGCGACGGATTGGAGCGACGGTGGGTACCGCAGTTGACGAGCAGGCAGTGA
- the nrdH gene encoding glutaredoxin-like protein NrdH, producing MSITVYTKPSCVQCNATYRALDAKGIEYEIHDLSEDPTALEQVKALGYMQAPVVVTDEDHWSGFRPDKINELASRLA from the coding sequence ATGTCGATCACGGTCTACACGAAGCCGTCCTGTGTCCAGTGCAACGCGACGTACCGCGCCCTGGATGCCAAGGGAATCGAATACGAGATCCACGACCTGTCGGAGGACCCGACGGCCCTGGAACAGGTCAAGGCGCTGGGCTACATGCAGGCACCCGTCGTCGTCACCGACGAGGACCACTGGTCGGGCTTCCGTCCCGACAAGATCAACGAGCTCGCGTCGCGTCTGGCGTGA
- a CDS encoding MFS transporter, with translation MAGYRELLRTPGVARMMAAQLTARFPNGMTSLAILLHVEQQTGSYGAAGLVLAATSVGQAVAGPITSRWMGAWGMRRVLTLTLSMCVLAVLGLALLPLNVPGYMALGMVAGLSTPPVQAAVRTIYPKLVNSSQLTPLFSLDASLQEIIWILAPVVITLVSTQVGTVEGLILVAIILIGGGAWFILAPEVGRVRIPRSRNRLGAVVLKPPVMMATIIGFLLIGACAAVEVGVVATFEHGSLSAGIVLAVFALGSLAGGLAFGHIPIGPWAMARRLVIVTVGLSLTMISLDIFWLGGTLILAGIGIAPALAVLFAITSASVKFSETAEAFGWAGTGQLIGAAAGSAIAGFLVDASDPRGAYLAAVLFAAAGLVVSIVFVRAFPDLRHRDASPHPDTEPLAVTPS, from the coding sequence GTGGCGGGATATCGGGAGCTCCTTCGCACGCCCGGAGTGGCGCGCATGATGGCGGCGCAGCTGACGGCGCGCTTCCCCAACGGCATGACCTCGCTCGCGATCCTGCTGCATGTGGAGCAGCAGACCGGCTCCTACGGTGCCGCCGGACTCGTCCTCGCGGCCACCAGCGTCGGGCAGGCCGTGGCCGGACCCATCACGAGCCGGTGGATGGGCGCCTGGGGCATGCGCCGCGTGCTCACCCTGACCTTGAGCATGTGCGTGCTGGCGGTGCTCGGTCTCGCCCTCCTCCCTCTGAACGTGCCCGGCTACATGGCTCTCGGCATGGTCGCCGGCCTCTCCACTCCCCCCGTGCAGGCCGCCGTGCGCACGATCTACCCCAAGCTCGTCAACTCGTCGCAGCTCACTCCGCTGTTCTCCCTGGATGCCTCGCTGCAGGAGATCATCTGGATCCTCGCGCCGGTCGTCATCACTCTCGTCTCGACCCAGGTCGGCACCGTTGAGGGGCTGATCCTCGTCGCGATCATCCTCATCGGCGGCGGAGCGTGGTTCATCCTCGCGCCCGAGGTCGGACGCGTGCGCATCCCCCGCAGCCGCAACCGCCTGGGTGCCGTGGTGCTCAAGCCTCCCGTGATGATGGCCACGATCATCGGCTTCCTGCTGATCGGTGCGTGCGCGGCGGTCGAAGTGGGCGTCGTCGCGACCTTCGAGCACGGCAGCCTCTCCGCGGGGATCGTGCTGGCGGTGTTCGCCCTCGGCAGCCTCGCGGGAGGCCTCGCGTTCGGGCACATCCCGATCGGACCGTGGGCGATGGCACGCCGTCTGGTGATCGTCACCGTCGGGCTCTCCCTCACCATGATCTCGCTCGACATCTTCTGGCTCGGCGGCACACTGATCCTCGCCGGCATCGGCATCGCCCCGGCGCTCGCGGTGCTCTTCGCGATCACCTCTGCGAGCGTGAAGTTCAGCGAGACCGCCGAGGCCTTCGGCTGGGCCGGCACCGGACAGCTCATCGGCGCCGCGGCCGGTTCGGCGATCGCCGGCTTCCTGGTCGACGCCTCCGACCCCCGCGGTGCCTATCTCGCCGCCGTACTGTTCGCTGCCGCCGGCCTCGTGGTCTCGATCGTGTTCGTCCGCGCCTTCCCCGATCTGCGTCACCGCGATGCGAGTCCCCATCCCGACACCGAACCCCTGGCGGTCACTCCCTCATGA
- a CDS encoding sugar kinase, translated as MSAVPAVVCVGESMALVTPTGSALASAATATIGHAGAEANVAAGLTAAGHRAVWASRLGDDPIATRITSELERRGVELWVERDTDAPTGVMFKDPGIESSAVYYYRRGSAAAQMAAGFLSAEQLRGVRIVHTTGITPALSVSCREMVDRLYVDARTAGAVVSFDVNDRRPLWSREDAAETLARLADAADIAFVGRDEAERIWGTATPDAIRAFLPNCALLVVKDGDVGATAFDGDAEPVFVPAPVVEVVEPVGAGDAFASGFLAATLDGADLAARLSTGHAAAERVLTIAADLPPLPRD; from the coding sequence ATGTCTGCCGTGCCCGCTGTGGTCTGCGTCGGCGAGTCGATGGCGTTGGTCACGCCGACGGGGTCCGCGCTCGCCTCCGCGGCGACGGCGACGATCGGTCACGCCGGCGCGGAGGCGAACGTCGCCGCCGGTCTCACCGCCGCCGGCCATCGAGCGGTGTGGGCGTCCCGCCTCGGAGACGATCCGATCGCTACACGGATCACTTCGGAGCTCGAGCGACGAGGAGTCGAGCTCTGGGTCGAGCGCGATACGGATGCACCTACCGGGGTCATGTTCAAGGATCCGGGTATCGAGTCGTCTGCCGTCTACTACTACCGTCGCGGATCCGCGGCCGCGCAGATGGCTGCCGGCTTCCTCTCCGCCGAGCAGCTCCGGGGCGTGCGCATCGTGCACACGACCGGCATCACGCCCGCCCTCTCCGTCTCCTGCCGCGAGATGGTCGACCGCCTCTACGTCGACGCCCGCACGGCCGGCGCGGTCGTGTCGTTCGACGTGAACGACAGGCGGCCGCTGTGGAGCAGAGAGGACGCGGCCGAGACGCTCGCGCGACTCGCGGATGCCGCCGACATCGCCTTCGTCGGTCGCGATGAGGCCGAGCGCATCTGGGGCACGGCGACCCCCGATGCGATCCGCGCCTTCCTCCCGAACTGCGCACTGCTCGTCGTGAAGGACGGCGACGTCGGGGCGACCGCCTTCGACGGTGACGCGGAGCCGGTGTTCGTTCCCGCCCCCGTGGTCGAGGTCGTCGAGCCGGTGGGTGCGGGCGATGCCTTCGCCTCCGGGTTCCTCGCCGCCACGCTCGACGGAGCCGACCTCGCCGCACGCCTCTCCACAGGACATGCGGCCGCCGAGCGTGTGCTGACGATCGCGGCCGACCTTCCCCCGCTCCCGCGCGACTGA
- a CDS encoding alpha/beta hydrolase has product MPAPLLLPRIAWGSPSAPRRALLVHGLGSSGALMWRLGDALADAGWHATAVDLRGHGDAPRSVDYSVAAYGADLVETLPHHGDTWDAVIGHSLGGAASTVAAASAPEWTRRLILIDPAIHVNGRDAGIVRRSQERAFADTRLEVVQQEHPHWHPQDQELKVDAVLRASAWAVEQTSAQNQPWDVRAAAAALTVPTHVIAADPAVYSIFTGDLAAEVLAANPLISMSIVAGAGHSLHRDKPEESVRQLLEALA; this is encoded by the coding sequence ATGCCCGCACCGCTCCTGCTGCCCCGCATCGCCTGGGGCTCCCCCTCGGCTCCCCGCCGCGCCCTTCTCGTGCATGGTCTCGGCTCTTCCGGCGCGCTGATGTGGCGTCTCGGAGACGCGCTGGCCGATGCCGGCTGGCATGCGACGGCGGTCGACCTGCGCGGTCACGGCGACGCTCCGCGGTCAGTCGACTACTCGGTCGCGGCGTACGGTGCCGACCTCGTGGAGACGCTGCCGCACCACGGCGACACCTGGGACGCGGTGATCGGGCACTCGCTGGGCGGTGCGGCGAGCACGGTGGCCGCGGCATCCGCTCCGGAGTGGACGCGCCGGTTGATCCTGATCGATCCCGCGATCCATGTGAACGGCCGCGATGCGGGGATCGTGCGCCGCAGTCAGGAGCGCGCCTTCGCCGACACCCGCCTCGAGGTCGTGCAGCAGGAGCATCCGCACTGGCACCCGCAGGACCAGGAGCTGAAGGTCGACGCCGTGCTCCGAGCCAGCGCCTGGGCCGTCGAGCAGACCAGCGCGCAGAACCAGCCGTGGGATGTGCGCGCGGCCGCCGCGGCTCTCACGGTGCCGACGCACGTGATCGCGGCAGACCCGGCGGTCTACAGCATCTTCACCGGAGACCTCGCCGCGGAGGTGCTGGCGGCGAACCCGCTGATCTCGATGTCGATCGTCGCCGGAGCGGGACATTCCCTGCACCGCGACAAGCCCGAGGAATCCGTCAGGCAACTCCTGGAGGCTCTGGCGTGA
- a CDS encoding acyl-CoA/acyl-ACP dehydrogenase, which yields MSAFDPTAHLSDELLERIRERAPLHDRENTFPQQDLDELRAAGYLSILVPTERGGAGLGLAEAAILQQRLAAAAPATALAINMHLVWTGVAKVFSDRGVPGLEFVQDGAVAGEVFAFGISEGGNDLVLFGSDTDAVPLADGGYAFTGTKIFTSLAPVWTRLGLHGLDTTSADAPKLVFAFIERTDAVATSDDWDTLGMRGTQSRTTRLNGAIADAAHVVRRIDPGPNPDPIVFGIFSVFEILLASVYTGIARRALDLAVETAHARRSKKSGAAYSQDPDIRWRIAEMALAYDALPPQIAALARDVDEQADNGARWFTLLSGLKHRAISMAKQVVDQAMLVAGGGSYFSANELSRLYRDVLAGAFHPSDPESAHATAAGAWLGPLES from the coding sequence GTGAGCGCGTTCGATCCCACCGCCCATCTCTCCGACGAGCTGCTGGAGCGCATCCGCGAGCGCGCGCCCCTGCATGACCGCGAGAACACGTTCCCGCAGCAGGATCTCGACGAGCTCCGGGCAGCCGGCTACCTCTCGATCCTCGTGCCCACCGAGCGCGGCGGCGCCGGACTCGGTCTCGCCGAGGCGGCGATCCTGCAGCAGCGTCTCGCGGCCGCCGCGCCCGCGACGGCCCTCGCGATCAACATGCACCTGGTCTGGACCGGCGTCGCGAAGGTGTTCTCCGACCGCGGCGTACCTGGCCTGGAGTTCGTGCAGGACGGCGCCGTCGCCGGCGAGGTCTTCGCCTTCGGTATCAGCGAAGGCGGCAACGACCTCGTGCTGTTCGGCAGCGACACGGATGCCGTGCCTCTCGCCGACGGCGGCTACGCCTTCACCGGCACCAAGATCTTCACCTCGCTCGCCCCGGTGTGGACACGGCTGGGGCTGCACGGACTCGACACCACCAGCGCGGATGCCCCGAAGCTGGTGTTCGCGTTCATCGAGCGCACCGACGCCGTGGCCACGTCGGACGACTGGGACACCCTGGGCATGCGTGGCACGCAGAGCCGCACCACCCGGTTGAACGGCGCGATCGCGGATGCCGCGCATGTCGTCCGGCGGATCGATCCGGGGCCGAACCCCGATCCGATCGTGTTCGGCATCTTCAGCGTCTTCGAGATCCTGCTTGCCTCGGTCTACACCGGGATCGCACGGAGGGCGCTCGATCTCGCGGTCGAGACGGCGCACGCGCGCCGCTCCAAGAAGTCCGGGGCCGCCTACAGCCAGGACCCCGACATCCGCTGGCGCATCGCGGAGATGGCGCTGGCCTACGACGCCCTTCCGCCCCAGATCGCCGCGCTCGCGCGGGACGTCGACGAGCAGGCCGACAACGGTGCACGGTGGTTCACGCTGCTGTCTGGGCTCAAGCACCGGGCGATCAGCATGGCGAAGCAGGTGGTCGATCAGGCCATGCTGGTCGCCGGAGGCGGCTCCTACTTCTCCGCGAACGAACTCTCGCGCCTCTATCGCGATGTCCTCGCCGGGGCCTTCCATCCGTCCGACCCGGAATCCGCGCACGCGACCGCCGCCGGTGCGTGGTTGGGGCCGCTCGAATCCTGA
- a CDS encoding Lrp/AsnC family transcriptional regulator, producing the protein MSASKKHPTLDEVSKTIIELLQEDGRRSYSDIGRVVGLSEAAVRQRVQRLTESGIMQIVAVTDPMQLGFHRQAMIGIRVSGDARLVAEAVAAIEAIDYVVITVGAFDVLAEVVCEDDEDLLALINDKIRPIDGVLSTETFIYAKLQKQLYNWGTR; encoded by the coding sequence ATGAGTGCGTCGAAAAAACATCCCACGCTGGATGAGGTGTCCAAGACGATCATCGAGTTGCTCCAGGAGGACGGGCGCCGCTCCTACTCCGACATCGGCCGCGTCGTCGGCCTCAGTGAGGCGGCGGTGCGCCAACGGGTGCAGCGCCTCACCGAGTCGGGCATCATGCAGATCGTCGCGGTGACCGATCCGATGCAGCTCGGCTTCCACCGGCAGGCCATGATCGGCATCCGCGTCTCCGGCGATGCCCGGCTCGTCGCCGAAGCGGTCGCGGCGATCGAAGCCATCGACTACGTCGTCATCACGGTCGGGGCCTTCGACGTGCTCGCCGAGGTCGTCTGCGAGGACGACGAGGATCTGCTCGCCCTGATCAACGACAAGATCCGCCCCATCGACGGGGTCCTCTCCACCGAGACCTTCATATACGCCAAGCTGCAGAAGCAGCTCTACAACTGGGGGACCAGATGA